From Pirellulales bacterium, one genomic window encodes:
- a CDS encoding DUF1501 domain-containing protein produces the protein MHGSIDPRRWSRRELLATSACGFGQMALASLTVRAAAVTGEASRTVHFPARAKRCIFLFMQGGPSHVDSFDYKPRLLADDGQSIDFDDARKRANTGQGVSAQRIMKPQWPFAQHGQTGRWVSELFPALTSVVDDLCFVHSLHTEGVAHGPATLFLHSGATNFIRPSLGSWLLYGLGTENENLPGFVSIAPSAGNGGPRNYGAAFLPARYQGTPIGRAGAPAQAIANIARDDLDRTAQRRQLDLLQAFNQAQRDAAGGESEFDAVVESYELAWRMQMHAPGLFDLSGESQTTLAAYGADDKATADFARKCILARRLVEAGVRHVQVTYGDNTANPAWDQHSNIAKHADHARAVDRPVAALVADLKQRGLLDDTLVWWGGEFGRTPYAQANGTGRDHNPLGFTMWLAGGGVQPGLAYGATDEFGHQAVEHKVHMHDLHATLLHLMGLDHERLTYRYAGRDFRLTDVHGRVVDELFA, from the coding sequence ATGCACGGCTCGATCGATCCTCGCCGCTGGTCGCGTCGCGAATTGTTGGCGACCAGCGCCTGTGGGTTCGGCCAGATGGCGCTGGCGTCGCTGACGGTGCGGGCGGCGGCAGTCACCGGCGAGGCGTCGCGCACCGTCCATTTTCCGGCCCGGGCCAAGCGCTGCATCTTTTTGTTCATGCAGGGCGGACCCAGCCACGTCGATTCGTTCGACTACAAGCCCCGGCTCCTGGCCGACGACGGCCAATCGATCGACTTCGACGATGCCCGCAAGCGGGCCAACACGGGCCAAGGCGTCTCGGCCCAGCGGATCATGAAGCCGCAATGGCCGTTTGCCCAACACGGCCAGACAGGCCGCTGGGTGTCGGAGCTGTTTCCCGCGCTGACGTCGGTGGTCGACGACCTGTGCTTCGTCCACTCGCTGCACACCGAGGGGGTGGCGCACGGTCCCGCGACACTGTTTCTGCACAGCGGGGCGACGAATTTCATCCGGCCGTCGCTCGGGTCCTGGCTGCTCTACGGCCTGGGCACCGAGAACGAAAACCTGCCGGGCTTTGTGTCCATCGCCCCATCGGCCGGCAACGGCGGTCCGCGCAACTACGGCGCCGCGTTCTTGCCGGCGCGCTATCAGGGCACGCCGATCGGCCGCGCCGGCGCGCCGGCGCAAGCGATCGCCAATATTGCGCGCGACGATCTCGATCGCACCGCGCAGCGCCGGCAGCTCGACCTGTTGCAGGCGTTCAATCAGGCGCAGCGCGACGCCGCTGGCGGCGAGAGCGAATTCGACGCGGTCGTGGAAAGCTACGAGCTGGCCTGGCGGATGCAGATGCATGCGCCGGGGCTGTTCGACCTGTCGGGCGAGTCGCAAACGACCCTGGCCGCCTATGGCGCCGACGACAAGGCCACGGCCGATTTTGCCCGTAAGTGCATCCTTGCACGGCGGCTGGTCGAAGCGGGCGTGCGCCACGTGCAGGTGACCTACGGTGACAACACGGCCAACCCGGCCTGGGACCAGCACTCGAACATCGCCAAGCATGCCGATCATGCCCGGGCCGTCGATCGCCCGGTGGCCGCGCTCGTGGCCGATCTCAAGCAGCGCGGATTGCTCGACGACACGCTGGTCTGGTGGGGTGGCGAATTCGGACGCACGCCTTATGCGCAGGCCAATGGCACGGGCCGCGATCACAACCCCTTGGGTTTCACCATGTGGCTCGCCGGCGGTGGCGTGCAGCCCGGGCTGGCCTACGGGGCGACCGACGAGTTCGGGCACCAAGCTGTCGAGCACAAGGTGCACATGCATGATCTGCATGCGACACTCTTGCACTTGATGGGCCTCGACCACGAGCGGCTCACCTATCGCTACGCGGGCCGCGACTTCCGCCTGACCGACGTTCACGGCCGAGTCGTCGACGAGTTGTTTGCCTGA
- a CDS encoding DUF1553 domain-containing protein, with protein MRLLSLACAMAALAPHGWRCARAGDVEFFEQRIRPVLVEHCYECHAGDERSGGLQLDSRPALVAGGDSGPALVPGDPQASRLLRAIRYDDPDLQMPPAGQLADNVVADFDRWIAAGAPDPREPVAASAPRAIDLAAGREHWCYRPPTRAAVPELRDATWPLDERLDGFILARLEEANLRPAGEASRPELLRRLSFDLVGLPPTPEELDAFVADEAPGAYERQVDRLLASPQYGERWGRHWLDVARFAESFTLRGLVMSEAWRYRDYVIEAFNADRPFDRLVREQLAGDLLPAESLPERQRQRIATAFLAMGNHNLEEQDKAQLRMDVVDEQLETIGRAFLAQTLGCARCHDHKFDPIPTTDYYALAGILRNTQTLEDANVSNWLDVPLPLPEDEERFFAELHTQESKLAAQVKQQRELVERLAQTDPAGPAVVKASDLPGVVVDDAQARLVGRWTRSQSVRRYVGEGYVHDGNEQPGTKTATFIAELPAAGRYDVRLAYTPGSNRATNTEVTVFSAEGELVRQINQRERPPIDGRFVSLGEFRFELGGQSFVLISNAGADGHVVADAVQFLPVGESSGAAAGETPPAAAESAELKDAQRQLRDLEGELRKLREDSPRRPKALSVVEQASIENARVHVRGNVHNQTDEVPRGFLSVMPGVRPPALPPEQSGRRELADWIAAPDNPLTARVFVNRAWHWLFGAGLVRTTDNFGTTGERPSHPELLDELALQFIDDGWSIKRLVRRIVTSRTYRQATTAEPSLVEADPENRLFGRAVRRRLDAEALRDAMLGAAGRLDLTLGGPTIAPGTAADYGFVYDQPRRSVYVPVLRNALPSLFQVFDFADPSVVTGVRATSTVAPQALWMLNDPFVREQARHTAVRLLASAEDDKSRLVAAFRILLGREPRAAELLAAQAYLSPADDGATPQAREDAWTQLVQALFGSLDFRYLN; from the coding sequence ATGAGGCTTTTATCGCTGGCCTGCGCCATGGCGGCCCTGGCGCCGCACGGCTGGCGGTGCGCGCGGGCCGGCGACGTCGAATTCTTCGAGCAGCGAATCCGCCCGGTCCTGGTCGAACACTGTTACGAGTGTCACGCCGGCGACGAGCGCAGCGGCGGTCTGCAGCTCGATTCGCGCCCGGCGCTCGTCGCCGGTGGCGACTCGGGGCCGGCGCTGGTGCCCGGCGATCCACAGGCAAGCCGGTTGCTGCGGGCCATCCGATACGACGACCCCGACTTGCAAATGCCGCCTGCCGGCCAGTTGGCGGACAACGTGGTGGCCGATTTCGATCGCTGGATCGCCGCCGGCGCGCCTGATCCGCGCGAACCTGTCGCCGCCAGCGCCCCACGGGCGATCGACCTGGCCGCGGGGCGCGAGCATTGGTGCTACCGTCCGCCGACGCGCGCGGCAGTGCCCGAACTGCGCGACGCCACGTGGCCGCTCGATGAGCGCCTCGACGGGTTCATCCTGGCGCGGCTCGAAGAGGCCAATCTGCGCCCGGCCGGCGAGGCATCGCGCCCCGAGTTGCTGCGCAGGTTGAGTTTCGACCTGGTCGGCCTGCCGCCCACGCCCGAGGAGCTCGACGCATTTGTCGCCGACGAGGCGCCGGGCGCCTACGAGCGCCAAGTCGACAGGTTGCTGGCGAGCCCGCAGTATGGCGAGCGCTGGGGGCGGCATTGGCTCGACGTCGCGCGGTTTGCCGAGTCGTTCACGCTGCGCGGCCTGGTGATGAGCGAGGCCTGGCGTTATCGCGACTATGTGATCGAGGCGTTCAACGCCGACCGCCCGTTCGATCGCCTGGTTCGCGAGCAGTTGGCCGGCGACCTGCTGCCCGCCGAGAGCCTGCCCGAGCGCCAGCGCCAACGTATCGCCACGGCCTTTTTGGCGATGGGCAACCACAACCTCGAGGAGCAGGACAAGGCCCAGTTGCGGATGGACGTGGTCGACGAGCAATTGGAAACGATCGGCCGCGCGTTCCTGGCGCAAACGCTCGGCTGCGCGCGGTGCCACGATCACAAGTTCGACCCGATCCCGACGACCGACTACTACGCCCTGGCGGGCATCCTGCGCAACACGCAGACGCTCGAAGATGCGAACGTCTCGAACTGGCTCGACGTCCCCCTGCCCCTGCCGGAGGACGAAGAACGCTTCTTTGCCGAGCTTCACACCCAGGAAAGCAAGCTGGCGGCGCAAGTGAAGCAACAGCGCGAGCTGGTCGAACGGCTCGCGCAAACCGATCCCGCGGGGCCGGCCGTGGTCAAGGCGAGCGACCTGCCCGGCGTCGTGGTCGACGATGCGCAGGCCCGGCTCGTCGGCCGCTGGACGCGTTCGCAGTCGGTGCGGCGCTACGTCGGCGAGGGCTATGTCCACGACGGCAACGAGCAGCCAGGCACGAAGACGGCCACCTTCATCGCCGAGTTGCCGGCCGCTGGACGCTACGACGTACGCCTGGCCTACACGCCGGGGAGCAATCGGGCGACGAACACCGAAGTGACCGTGTTCAGCGCCGAGGGGGAGCTGGTGCGGCAGATCAACCAGCGCGAGCGCCCGCCGATTGATGGCCGGTTTGTCTCCCTCGGCGAGTTTCGGTTCGAGCTGGGGGGACAGTCGTTCGTGCTGATTTCGAATGCCGGCGCCGACGGGCATGTCGTGGCCGACGCCGTGCAGTTCCTGCCGGTTGGCGAGTCCAGCGGCGCCGCGGCCGGGGAAACACCGCCCGCCGCGGCCGAGTCCGCCGAGCTGAAAGATGCGCAGCGGCAGTTGCGCGATCTGGAGGGCGAGCTGCGCAAGCTGCGGGAAGACAGCCCCCGGCGGCCCAAGGCCCTGTCGGTGGTCGAGCAGGCGTCGATCGAAAATGCCCGCGTGCACGTGCGCGGCAACGTCCACAACCAGACGGACGAGGTGCCGCGCGGATTCCTGAGCGTGATGCCTGGCGTGCGACCGCCGGCGCTACCGCCTGAGCAAAGCGGGCGCCGCGAGCTGGCCGATTGGATCGCGGCGCCGGACAATCCGCTCACGGCGCGGGTCTTCGTGAATCGCGCCTGGCATTGGCTGTTCGGCGCAGGCCTGGTGCGAACGACCGACAATTTCGGTACGACCGGCGAACGGCCCTCGCATCCCGAGCTGCTCGACGAGCTCGCGTTGCAGTTCATCGACGACGGCTGGTCGATCAAGCGGCTCGTGCGCCGCATCGTCACTTCGCGCACCTATCGACAGGCGACCACGGCCGAACCGTCGCTCGTCGAGGCCGATCCCGAGAACCGGCTGTTTGGCCGCGCCGTGCGTCGCAGGCTCGACGCCGAGGCCCTGCGCGACGCCATGCTCGGCGCGGCGGGACGCTTGGACTTGACCCTGGGGGGGCCGACGATTGCGCCCGGTACGGCGGCCGACTATGGATTCGTCTACGACCAGCCGCGGCGGAGCGTCTATGTGCCGGTATTGCGCAACGCTTTGCCCAGCCTGTTTCAGGTGTTCGATTTTGCGGATCCGAGCGTCGTGACGGGCGTCCGCGCGACGAGCACCGTGGCGCCGCAGGCGCTGTGGATGCTGAACGACCCATTCGTGCGCGAGCAGGCGCGGCACACGGCCGTGCGTCTGCTGGCCAGCGCCGAGGACGACAAGTCGCGGCTGGTCGCGGCGTTTCGTATCCTGTTGGGACGCGAGCCGCGCGCGGCGGAGTTGCTGGCGGCGCAGGCCTATCTGTCGCCGGCCGACGACGGCGCGACGCCGCAGGCGCGCGAAGATGCCTGGACGCAATTGGTGCAGGCGCTGTTCGGTTCACTCGATTTTCGCTACCTGAACTGA
- a CDS encoding sulfatase-like hydrolase/transferase, translating into MSRWSLALLIVACGAATAAAAEKPNVLVILTDDTGWGEYGFQGNQQIPTPHIDSIAKQGVRFVQGYVSGPYCSPTRAGLMTGRYQTRFGHEFNNVAAVKGLDLNETTIADRLKSLGYATMAIGKWHLGNRPETRPTKRGFDEFYGTLGNTPFYHPTQFVDSRVSNDVQQIDDDTFYTTDQYAQRAVEFIEAHRAGPWFLYLPFNAQHAPLQAPQKYLDRFPNIDDPKRKLFAAMMSAKDDAVGRVLDKIREAGQEANTIVFFLSDNGGPTLVTTSGNGPLRGYKATTWEGGVRVPFAAKWPGHFPAGTEYQHPIIQLDILPTVVTAAGGTVDPAWKLDGVDLAPYLAGTQAGQPHQTLYWRFGEQWAIRHGDWKLLVGRDGGPDPELYNLATDIGESKNLAGEETSKRDELLALYQAWNAEQAPPSAPKERQAKPKAKAKKAGAKKKAKRAARTKLGS; encoded by the coding sequence ATGTCGCGCTGGTCGCTTGCCTTGCTCATCGTGGCCTGCGGCGCCGCAACCGCCGCCGCGGCCGAAAAGCCCAACGTGCTGGTCATCCTCACCGACGACACCGGCTGGGGTGAGTATGGATTCCAGGGCAACCAGCAAATCCCCACGCCCCACATCGACTCGATCGCCAAGCAAGGCGTGCGATTCGTCCAGGGCTACGTCTCAGGACCATACTGCAGCCCGACCCGAGCCGGATTGATGACCGGCCGCTACCAGACGCGCTTCGGGCACGAGTTCAACAACGTGGCGGCCGTCAAGGGACTCGATCTGAACGAGACGACGATCGCCGATCGCCTCAAGTCGCTGGGCTATGCCACGATGGCCATCGGCAAATGGCACCTGGGCAATCGACCCGAGACGCGCCCGACCAAACGCGGATTCGACGAGTTCTACGGCACGCTCGGCAACACGCCGTTCTATCACCCGACGCAGTTCGTCGATTCTCGCGTCTCCAACGACGTGCAACAGATCGACGACGACACCTTCTATACGACCGACCAATACGCCCAACGGGCCGTCGAATTCATCGAGGCGCATCGCGCGGGCCCCTGGTTCTTGTATCTGCCGTTCAATGCCCAGCACGCGCCGTTGCAGGCCCCGCAAAAGTATCTCGACCGGTTCCCGAACATCGACGACCCGAAGCGCAAGCTGTTCGCCGCGATGATGTCGGCCAAGGACGACGCCGTGGGGCGCGTGCTCGACAAGATCCGCGAGGCCGGTCAGGAGGCCAACACGATCGTGTTCTTCCTGTCGGACAACGGCGGACCGACGCTCGTGACGACCTCGGGCAACGGTCCGTTGCGCGGCTACAAGGCCACGACCTGGGAAGGCGGCGTCCGCGTGCCCTTTGCGGCGAAGTGGCCGGGGCATTTCCCCGCCGGGACCGAATACCAGCACCCGATCATTCAGCTCGACATTCTGCCGACCGTCGTCACGGCGGCCGGCGGAACGGTCGACCCGGCCTGGAAGCTCGACGGCGTCGACCTCGCGCCGTACCTGGCCGGCACCCAAGCGGGCCAGCCGCACCAGACGCTCTATTGGCGCTTCGGCGAGCAATGGGCCATCCGCCATGGCGATTGGAAGCTGCTCGTCGGCCGCGACGGCGGGCCCGACCCGGAGCTCTACAACCTGGCGACCGACATCGGCGAGTCGAAAAACCTGGCCGGCGAGGAGACCAGCAAGCGCGACGAACTGTTGGCGCTGTATCAGGCCTGGAATGCCGAGCAGGCGCCGCCGAGCGCTCCGAAGGAACGGCAGGCCAAGCCCAAGGCCAAGGCCAAGAAGGCCGGTGCCAAGAAAAAGGCCAAACGCGCCGCGCGAACCAAGCTGGGCAGCTGA
- a CDS encoding DNA-3-methyladenine glycosylase 2 family protein gives MATRRVQPPHVAGVRHLRKHDPVMRVVIDRAGPFALKLQRDRFRSLVRAIVAQQISTAAARSILARLETLAGPRGLTPDGLGRFGLDELRTAGISPQKGGYLLDLVQRARDGRLQLARIGRLDDEAVIEHLVQVKGIGRWTAQMFLIFSLGRLDVFPHDDLGVRMAIKRLYGLEELPSKDAGHAIAERWRPYASIGSWYCWRALEFKAEG, from the coding sequence ATGGCGACGCGGCGCGTTCAACCCCCACACGTCGCCGGCGTGCGGCATTTGCGTAAGCATGATCCCGTGATGCGGGTCGTGATCGATCGCGCAGGCCCGTTTGCGCTGAAGCTGCAGCGCGACCGCTTCCGGTCGCTGGTCCGCGCGATCGTCGCGCAGCAGATCTCGACTGCCGCGGCGCGCTCGATCCTCGCCCGGCTGGAAACGCTCGCCGGTCCCAGGGGTCTTACGCCCGATGGGCTCGGACGCTTCGGGCTCGACGAGCTGCGCACCGCCGGCATCTCGCCGCAGAAAGGCGGCTACCTGCTCGACCTGGTCCAACGGGCCCGCGACGGGCGGTTGCAACTGGCGCGCATCGGCCGGCTCGATGACGAGGCGGTGATCGAGCATCTGGTCCAGGTCAAAGGCATCGGCCGCTGGACGGCGCAGATGTTCTTGATCTTCTCGCTGGGCCGGCTCGACGTGTTCCCGCACGACGACCTGGGCGTGCGGATGGCCATCAAGCGGCTCTACGGCCTCGAAGAATTGCCCTCGAAGGACGCCGGCCACGCCATCGCCGAGCGCTGGCGGCCGTACGCCTCGATCGGCAGTTGGTACTGCTGGCGGGCGCTGGAGTTCAAAGCCGAGGGCTGA
- a CDS encoding DUF1501 domain-containing protein, protein MQQPHSSPVARTFPCGLTRREWVWQMGGGMAGLALSSLLDADGFFARHLQAATPAPAGPLAPKPQHFAAKAKSVIFLMMNGGPSQVDLFDPKPELEKYAGQSLPEGKKFINSGGRAIGFLTPGQRPFRPGGQSGLPVSDYFPLVREHADKLAVIRSCHADSHAHGSALVQMNTGKPLIGKPSLGSWCVYGLGTENQSLPGYVVMLDQRGGPISGQPNWSSGFMPATFQGTLFRPLGNPILDLQGPEYLDRQAQRAQLDLLAELNQAHLDGRPGGEELAARTQSYELAFRMQAEAPEAVDLGQETQATLDLYGVGRQPTDEFGRNCLIARRLVERGVRFVQLYSGGGHLEATWDAHESVEKNHGQHAAEVDQPIAALLADLAQRGLLDSTLIVWGGEFGRMPFSEGVGKPGRNHNPYGFTMWLAGGGVRGGMTYGATDEFGFEAVENKVHVHDLHATILHLLGLDHTRLTYFHQGRDERLTDVYGNVVEAVIA, encoded by the coding sequence ATGCAGCAACCTCATTCTTCGCCGGTCGCGCGGACCTTTCCCTGCGGACTCACGCGCCGCGAATGGGTTTGGCAAATGGGCGGCGGCATGGCGGGTCTGGCGTTGAGTTCGCTGCTGGACGCCGACGGCTTCTTTGCCCGGCATCTGCAGGCGGCGACGCCGGCACCGGCCGGACCGCTGGCGCCCAAGCCGCAGCACTTTGCCGCGAAGGCCAAGAGCGTGATCTTTCTGATGATGAACGGCGGCCCCAGCCAGGTCGATCTGTTCGATCCCAAGCCCGAGCTGGAAAAGTACGCCGGTCAATCACTGCCCGAGGGCAAGAAGTTCATCAACTCGGGCGGTCGCGCGATCGGCTTCCTGACGCCCGGTCAGCGCCCGTTTCGTCCCGGCGGCCAGAGCGGTCTGCCGGTGAGCGACTACTTTCCGCTGGTTCGCGAGCATGCCGACAAGCTGGCCGTGATCCGCTCGTGCCATGCCGACAGTCATGCCCACGGGTCGGCGCTCGTCCAGATGAACACCGGCAAGCCGTTGATCGGCAAGCCGTCGCTCGGGAGCTGGTGCGTGTATGGATTGGGCACCGAGAACCAGAGCCTGCCGGGCTACGTCGTGATGCTCGATCAGCGCGGCGGGCCGATCAGCGGCCAGCCCAACTGGTCGAGCGGATTCATGCCAGCCACGTTCCAGGGCACGCTGTTTCGCCCGCTGGGCAACCCGATTCTCGATCTGCAGGGTCCGGAGTATCTCGATCGCCAGGCGCAACGGGCCCAGCTCGACCTGTTGGCCGAGTTGAACCAGGCGCACCTCGACGGCCGGCCCGGCGGCGAGGAGCTGGCCGCGCGGACGCAAAGCTACGAGCTGGCCTTCCGCATGCAGGCCGAGGCGCCCGAGGCGGTCGACCTGGGCCAGGAAACGCAGGCCACGCTCGACCTGTACGGCGTGGGCCGCCAGCCGACCGACGAGTTCGGCCGCAACTGCCTCATCGCCCGGCGGCTGGTCGAGCGCGGCGTGCGGTTCGTGCAGCTCTACTCGGGCGGCGGCCATCTCGAGGCCACCTGGGACGCGCATGAAAGCGTCGAGAAGAATCACGGCCAGCACGCGGCCGAGGTCGATCAACCCATCGCGGCGCTGCTCGCCGACCTGGCGCAGCGGGGATTGCTGGACAGCACGCTGATCGTCTGGGGCGGCGAGTTCGGCCGCATGCCGTTCTCCGAGGGCGTCGGCAAGCCGGGCCGCAATCACAACCCGTACGGCTTCACCATGTGGCTGGCCGGCGGCGGCGTGCGCGGCGGCATGACCTATGGCGCGACCGACGAGTTTGGCTTCGAGGCCGTCGAAAACAAGGTGCACGTGCACGATTTGCACGCCACGATCCTGCACCTGCTGGGCCTCGACCACACACGGCTGACCTATTTCCATCAGGGCCGCGACGAGCGCCTGACCGACGTCTACGGCAACGTGGTCGAAGCGGTGATTGCCTGA
- a CDS encoding PSD1 and planctomycete cytochrome C domain-containing protein, whose product MRFRPSVVPRCAHMVALLLVAGGAGSTAWADEWDSRFEAEIAPLLTRNCLECHNPRQREGNLVLDRREALVTGGDSGPAIVPEHVDDSLLVERVRAGEMPPPEKEQPRPLSEADTAKLVAWISAGAPWPEGRVLDAYDATTDKRAGRDWWAWQPLAEVAPPDAPAGTHPVDAFIAARLNEAGMIPAPAADRRTLARRLYFDLIGLPPSYEQVEAFVADTAPDAYERLVDELLASPHFGERWARYWLDVARFAETCGYERDQEKPNAWKYRDWVVDAINNDLPYDRFVLEQLAGDELPDRNASTVTATGFLRMGTWNDEPNDPQEYKYERLEDLIHTTSTAFLALTVKCARCHDHKFDPIPQTDYYRLGAVFWAGHVEPRDAKFQGGPTPEELGFELCGYTDRARDPPPLHLLRKGDPTRPEQEVAPGFLSLVAALDRPIAAPPPEAPTSQRRLQLARWIVDPQNPLPARVAVNRLWQHHFGAGLVRTPDNFGFNGQRPTHPELLDWLARELIAGGWRPKRIHKLLVMSATYQQASVHPQGEQYEQRDAGNRYWWRAERQRLDAEALRDALLAASGQLDLRVGGPSFRPEISSEALEGLSMKGGAWQASPAAEQHRRSIYMFSKRSLLAPIMTVFDFCDTTQPCAQRDVTIVAPQALALMNNEFVHRASADLAAQVIESSSADFQEQVSCAWRLALARQPTAVETARAVAHMEAQSQHFASAPDARRRALESLCHVLVNCNEFLYVD is encoded by the coding sequence ATGCGTTTCCGCCCTAGCGTCGTCCCGCGCTGCGCGCACATGGTTGCGTTGTTGCTCGTTGCCGGCGGAGCGGGTTCCACGGCCTGGGCCGACGAATGGGACTCGCGGTTCGAGGCCGAAATCGCGCCACTCCTGACGCGCAATTGCCTGGAATGTCACAACCCCCGCCAGCGCGAGGGCAATCTCGTGCTCGATCGCCGCGAGGCGCTCGTGACCGGCGGCGACAGCGGGCCCGCGATCGTGCCGGAGCATGTCGACGACAGCCTGCTCGTCGAGCGCGTGCGCGCAGGCGAGATGCCCCCGCCCGAGAAAGAACAGCCGCGCCCCTTGAGCGAGGCCGACACGGCGAAGCTCGTCGCTTGGATCTCGGCCGGGGCGCCCTGGCCCGAGGGGCGCGTGCTCGACGCCTACGACGCCACGACCGACAAGCGCGCCGGCCGCGACTGGTGGGCCTGGCAGCCGCTGGCCGAGGTCGCGCCGCCCGACGCGCCGGCCGGTACGCATCCGGTCGATGCCTTCATCGCCGCCAGGCTGAACGAGGCGGGGATGATCCCTGCCCCGGCTGCCGATCGGCGCACGCTCGCGCGGCGGTTGTATTTCGACCTGATCGGTTTGCCGCCGAGCTACGAACAGGTCGAGGCGTTCGTGGCCGACACGGCGCCCGACGCCTACGAGCGACTGGTGGACGAGTTGCTGGCCTCGCCGCATTTCGGCGAACGCTGGGCGCGCTACTGGCTCGACGTGGCCCGGTTTGCCGAGACCTGCGGCTACGAACGCGACCAGGAAAAGCCGAACGCCTGGAAGTATCGCGATTGGGTCGTCGACGCCATCAACAACGATCTGCCCTACGACCGTTTCGTGCTCGAGCAGTTGGCCGGCGACGAGTTGCCCGACCGCAATGCCTCGACGGTCACGGCCACCGGCTTCTTGCGGATGGGCACCTGGAACGACGAGCCGAACGACCCGCAGGAATACAAGTACGAGCGGCTCGAAGACCTGATCCACACGACGTCGACTGCTTTCCTCGCGCTGACGGTCAAATGCGCGCGGTGCCACGATCACAAGTTCGACCCGATCCCGCAGACCGATTACTACCGCTTGGGCGCGGTGTTCTGGGCCGGTCACGTCGAGCCGCGCGACGCGAAATTCCAGGGCGGGCCTACGCCCGAGGAATTGGGCTTCGAGCTCTGCGGCTATACCGATCGGGCCCGTGACCCGCCGCCTTTGCACTTGCTGCGCAAAGGCGATCCGACGCGCCCCGAGCAGGAGGTCGCGCCGGGATTCCTGTCGCTCGTGGCGGCGCTCGATCGTCCGATCGCAGCGCCGCCGCCGGAAGCCCCCACTTCGCAGCGCCGTTTGCAACTGGCGCGCTGGATCGTCGATCCACAGAACCCGCTGCCGGCCCGCGTGGCGGTCAACCGGCTCTGGCAGCACCATTTCGGGGCGGGCCTGGTCCGCACGCCCGACAATTTCGGCTTCAACGGCCAACGCCCCACGCATCCCGAGCTGCTCGATTGGCTGGCCCGGGAATTGATCGCCGGCGGCTGGCGGCCGAAGCGGATCCACAAGTTGCTGGTGATGTCGGCCACCTATCAGCAGGCCTCGGTGCATCCGCAAGGCGAGCAATACGAGCAGCGCGACGCCGGCAACCGGTACTGGTGGCGGGCCGAGCGCCAGCGGCTCGATGCCGAGGCCCTGCGCGACGCGCTGCTGGCGGCCAGCGGCCAGCTCGACCTGCGCGTGGGCGGGCCGAGCTTCCGTCCGGAGATCAGCAGCGAGGCCCTCGAGGGCCTGTCGATGAAAGGCGGCGCCTGGCAGGCCTCGCCGGCCGCCGAACAGCATCGCCGCAGCATCTACATGTTCAGCAAGCGGTCGCTGTTGGCGCCGATCATGACGGTCTTCGATTTTTGCGATACGACCCAGCCGTGCGCCCAGCGCGACGTGACGATCGTCGCCCCGCAGGCGTTGGCGCTGATGAACAACGAGTTCGTGCATCGCGCCAGCGCCGACCTGGCCGCGCAGGTGATCGAATCGTCGTCCGCAGATTTCCAGGAGCAGGTGAGCTGCGCCTGGCGCTTGGCCTTGGCCCGGCAGCCGACCGCCGTCGAAACGGCCCGGGCGGTGGCGCATATGGAAGCCCAATCGCAGCACTTTGCCTCCGCTCCCGACGCCCGGCGGCGCGCGCTCGAATCGCTGTGCCACGTGCTAGTCAACTGCAACGAGTTCCTCTACGTCGATTGA